A window of Bombus huntii isolate Logan2020A chromosome 12, iyBomHunt1.1, whole genome shotgun sequence genomic DNA:
AAGGTACTTGAAGTCGATCTATAGAATACCTTCGTTCTATCAAGTTTTTTGGAAgctgtaatatatatatatatatatataagcatAGTGTACTTAGGAGTCATATAATCTctttttatatcaaaaatGATAATTCGCATTCGtaaatatgtttttattttgtctacaattacaaattcaattattttatattctaccGCTTAAAAGTGAATGGCTTAGACTATATGCTTATAGCGCAGTCAAGtgtgtaatttattataagaAGTATTAAAACATTTAACAATATCAGCTAACAATTAATTGTTTACTTCTATCCGTgacttattattaattttattataaaaattttttaatatgttttCCACAACACACATGGACACTAGTTTGATTAATGTAGTCCAAGATGATGCAGttcaagaaaaatataacCTTGTTCTGAGTTTCAGATAACGGGCCTATTATCTTTGgatgattatttaattacataactTGATTCGACATATTGATAATTATATGTCTTGCGATAAAAATGTTGAAGTATTTTGTGAGTTTGCGCTGCTATTGTGTGCATGTACTTCGTAATGGATAACAGTGTTGCTGAAATACAAGTGAAGGTTTATTTTTTTGCCAAAGCAAGAGAGTTAACGGGGAAAAAAGAATGTTACATTACCGTTCctcaaaaattattatatgttgacttattagataaaataataagcCAATTTAAATTAGAAAGCATTCGTGATACATCAGTCTTAGCAGTGAACGAAGAATTTGTTGCTTCAGACACGACACTAGTACTTTCAGAAAAAGACGAAGTTGCTGTTATTCCACCACTTAGTGGAGGTTTGTCTTGTTTctaatatgaatattttaatcagCTAATACGTCattatgaattaataataaaatgtctTACAATATGAATGCGGTATTTTTAGGTTAGAATGAGTACTGCAAAAGATATCGTCAAATTGCAACAAGAAGAGTTAAATGTTGGACACATAATTGATTTAGTAACAGCTCCTAATTGTGGGGCTGTATCAAGTTTTGTTGGCATTACTCGTGACAATTTTGATAATAAGAAGGTATTTAtccattaaaattataattacaaatgtAAAGATATGTTTACTCATATACTTATGACTTCAAGGTTTTAAGATTGGAGTATGAAGCATACGAACCAATGGctttaaaagaaatgaaaaacatATGTTCAAAAATTCGTTCTCAATGGAATGTTTATCATATTGCTATATATCATCGCCTAGGGGAGGTACCAGTATCCAAAGCGAGCGTAGTAATTGCTATTTCTTCTCCTCATAGGGAAGAATCATTAAAAGCTATTGAATATGCTATTAATTCATTGAAAACATCAGTTCCAATTTGGAAGAAAGAGGTATATGATACTCAAGAAGTTCAATGGAAAGAAAATAAGGAGTGTACCTGGTCaaatagtaaataatatttttatacgataccttaattttatagaaagaCAGAGAATTGTAACATATAGAAATCATTGAGTACAATTACataattttacgaaatttttaatgtatctattcagttatataaaattaatatatattatattcatgTAATATATTGTAGAAtggtaaaaaatttgaaaaagattatatagtaaatatatgTGAATATTAACAAATCGTTAATCATAGTTTTATGATTTTACAACCATTAACCCATTTTGTGACTGTTTTTTGTGTAGTTCATGATATGATTGATGTAGAAGAATCAGAAAATATTACAGTAGTAAATGACACAGTAGAAACTGTAATAGAATATGATGGCGAAGaagtagaaaaagaagaggatgATGTAATAATTGATCCAAATCTTGTTCAGATTCGTGCTACCCCGGCTGAACTGAATCACAGAATATCAGCTTTCATTGAAAGAAAACGTCAACAAGTAAACATTGTTAACGTACAAGAATTTTGTTGTCAAAGGTTAGTCAATAAGACATTCA
This region includes:
- the LOC126872073 gene encoding molybdopterin synthase catalytic subunit-like codes for the protein MSTAKDIVKLQQEELNVGHIIDLVTAPNCGAVSSFVGITRDNFDNKKVLRLEYEAYEPMALKEMKNICSKIRSQWNVYHIAIYHRLGEVPVSKASVVIAISSPHREESLKAIEYAINSLKTSVPIWKKEVYDTQEVQWKENKECTWSNNSCYPG